Proteins encoded together in one Salarchaeum sp. JOR-1 window:
- a CDS encoding threonine synthase, which yields METTEAFIGLRCVDCGELFDAADATHRCPECEGILDPEYDLDALDVSRETFEARRFDSMWRYEELLPFTRESAVSIDEGATALVDAPKLADELGVGRVLIKDEGRNPTGTFKDRGQTVAVTAADQHGASDVALASAGNAGQAAAAYAARAGLDAHVFLPSRSGFTQKAMVNVHGGDMNVVEGRIGDAGAAYEGAMAENPEWYSVKTFVTPYRHEGKKTMLYETVEQLDWAVPDAVVYPTGGGVGLVGMHKAAKELRELGLTDALPSMYAAQAEGCAPVVRAFEEDRDVHEPWQNPDTICGGIEIPDPGASPLVLEALRESDGGAVATSDQDILDSAITVAQNEGVEMGATCAAAASGAWELAQRGEFDEDDTIVLLNTGHGSKDDDVLRSHLMSKGI from the coding sequence ATGGAGACGACTGAGGCGTTCATCGGGTTGCGGTGTGTGGACTGTGGAGAGCTGTTCGACGCGGCGGACGCGACGCATCGGTGTCCGGAGTGCGAGGGGATTCTCGACCCCGAGTACGACCTTGACGCGCTCGACGTGTCTCGGGAGACGTTCGAGGCCCGGCGCTTCGATTCGATGTGGCGGTACGAGGAGCTCTTGCCGTTCACGCGGGAGTCGGCGGTGTCGATTGACGAGGGGGCGACGGCGCTCGTGGACGCGCCGAAGCTCGCGGACGAACTCGGCGTCGGACGCGTGCTGATCAAGGACGAGGGCCGGAACCCGACGGGAACGTTCAAAGACCGCGGGCAGACGGTGGCGGTTACCGCCGCTGACCAGCACGGTGCGAGCGACGTGGCGCTGGCGTCGGCGGGGAACGCGGGGCAGGCGGCGGCGGCGTACGCGGCCCGCGCGGGCCTCGACGCGCACGTGTTCCTGCCCTCGCGTTCCGGGTTCACGCAGAAGGCGATGGTGAACGTCCACGGCGGCGACATGAACGTCGTCGAGGGACGTATCGGGGACGCGGGTGCGGCGTACGAGGGCGCGATGGCGGAGAACCCCGAGTGGTACTCGGTGAAGACGTTCGTCACGCCGTATCGTCACGAGGGCAAGAAGACGATGCTGTACGAGACAGTCGAACAGCTCGACTGGGCGGTGCCGGACGCGGTCGTCTATCCCACGGGGGGCGGTGTCGGTCTGGTCGGGATGCACAAGGCAGCGAAGGAACTGCGGGAGCTCGGACTCACCGACGCGCTGCCGTCGATGTACGCGGCGCAGGCGGAGGGCTGTGCGCCGGTCGTGCGAGCGTTCGAGGAAGATCGGGACGTACACGAGCCGTGGCAGAACCCGGACACCATCTGCGGCGGTATCGAGATCCCTGACCCGGGCGCGAGTCCGTTGGTGCTGGAGGCGCTCCGGGAGTCCGACGGCGGTGCGGTGGCGACGAGCGACCAGGACATCCTGGACTCCGCTATCACGGTCGCGCAGAACGAGGGCGTGGAGATGGGTGCGACGTGCGCGGCGGCGGCGTCCGGCGCGTGGGAGCTCGCGCAGCGCGGTGAGTTCGACGAGGACGACACGATCGTCCTCTTGAACACGGGCCACGGGAGCAAGGACGACGACGTCCTCCGCAGCCACCTGATGAGCAAGGGCATCTAG
- a CDS encoding metal-dependent transcriptional regulator, translating into MLSDVMEDYLKTIYMLQREHGPPVRTSTVADALDVTSPTVTSMLEKLEDRGFVTREKYKGVELTEDGDAVALEVLRHHRLLEAYLAEHLDYEWSEVHDEADALEHHISEEFERRVADALGDPRVDPHGDPIPSADLTLTEDDTVSLAGSEPGDEVVVARVSDRDDEELRYLSEVGVEPGTTLTVSDTTPIGTLVLDIEGETVTLPESVAATIRVRPAAETQP; encoded by the coding sequence ATGCTCTCCGACGTGATGGAAGACTACCTGAAGACGATATATATGCTCCAGCGCGAGCACGGCCCGCCCGTCCGCACCTCGACCGTCGCGGACGCCCTCGACGTGACCTCGCCGACCGTCACCTCGATGCTCGAGAAACTCGAAGACCGCGGGTTCGTCACCCGCGAGAAGTACAAGGGCGTCGAACTCACCGAGGACGGCGACGCAGTCGCGCTCGAAGTCCTGCGCCACCACCGCCTCCTCGAAGCCTACCTCGCAGAACACCTCGACTACGAGTGGTCGGAGGTACACGACGAGGCGGACGCGCTCGAACACCACATCAGCGAGGAGTTCGAGCGCCGGGTCGCGGACGCGCTCGGCGACCCCCGCGTGGATCCGCACGGTGACCCCATTCCGAGCGCCGACCTCACACTCACGGAGGACGACACCGTCTCGCTCGCCGGTTCGGAACCCGGTGACGAGGTGGTGGTCGCGCGCGTGAGCGACCGCGACGACGAGGAACTCCGCTACCTCTCCGAGGTCGGCGTCGAACCCGGAACCACGCTCACGGTCTCCGATACCACGCCCATCGGCACGCTCGTCCTCGACATCGAGGGCGAGACGGTGACGCTCCCAGAATCGGTCGCCGCGACCATCCGCGTTCGTCCCGCCGCTGAAACACAGCCATGA
- a CDS encoding TMEM165/GDT1 family protein, translating to MTATGLQGVIEQYAHYGPFLAAFLANLLATFGDKGQLAVVTLATKYDAKRIFVGAMTAFAAWSALEVVFGSTITRVVPASAMTVATGGLFLLFAAWTLLNVLNTARADPIDSVQSASVVPASLRGLTDGRGPTLTGFTFIGLAEFGDKTQLLTIALAATFPNSLASVFLGVVAALALRTGVDALIGEQAERVLPSLYIEAASAIVFAAFGVFVFGLIDDLALIVAVVAALFFCVGAAAERYHAA from the coding sequence ATGACTGCGACCGGCCTCCAGGGGGTCATCGAACAGTACGCCCACTACGGGCCGTTCCTCGCGGCGTTCCTCGCGAACCTCCTCGCGACCTTCGGTGACAAGGGACAGCTCGCGGTCGTCACGCTCGCCACGAAGTACGACGCGAAACGCATCTTCGTCGGGGCGATGACCGCGTTCGCCGCGTGGAGCGCGCTCGAAGTCGTGTTCGGCAGCACCATCACGCGCGTCGTCCCCGCGTCCGCGATGACCGTCGCGACCGGCGGTCTCTTCCTCCTGTTCGCCGCGTGGACGCTCCTGAACGTCCTCAACACCGCGCGCGCCGACCCGATTGACTCCGTCCAATCGGCGAGCGTCGTCCCCGCGTCGCTCCGTGGACTCACCGACGGTCGAGGCCCGACCCTCACCGGGTTCACGTTCATCGGCCTCGCCGAGTTCGGCGATAAGACCCAACTCCTCACCATCGCGCTCGCTGCGACGTTCCCGAACTCGCTCGCATCCGTCTTCCTCGGCGTCGTCGCCGCGCTCGCGCTCCGCACCGGCGTCGACGCACTCATCGGAGAACAGGCAGAACGCGTCCTCCCCTCGCTCTACATCGAAGCCGCGTCCGCGATCGTGTTCGCCGCGTTCGGCGTGTTCGTCTTCGGTCTCATCGACGATCTCGCGCTCATCGTCGCGGTCGTCGCCGCGCTCTTCTTCTGCGTCGGCGCGGCCGCCGAGCGCTACCACGCCGCCTAG